In the Burkholderia cenocepacia genome, one interval contains:
- a CDS encoding acyl-CoA dehydrogenase family protein yields MSALLPELASDSDSHRLDEAAHAVAQIAAQHADAVDRDARCPVEAIEAMRARRLLGAMVPTHLGGAGASLEDIASACSILGQACASSAMVFAMHQIQVACIVDHAADQGWHRLFLQQLVRHQWLLASATSEDGVGGNLRASQCALEIDGGGFRLHKSAPTISYGDYADGILATARRDADAPASEQVLVTLLRDGYTLTRRGEWDTLGMRGTCSNGFVLDAQGAAVQCLPVPFAKIAEETMVPVSHILWAAVWIGVAGDAFHRAHQFFRAQARQTDGAPSPAARRIAESLALMQAMQARVDNVLRLHANASARSWSAGMAWAAEINTLKTYVSATALEVAQQAMMICGMAGYKQGTPFSIGRHIRDLHAAPLMISNDRIAANTASLLLALRPATLEKHT; encoded by the coding sequence ATGAGCGCGCTGCTTCCCGAACTCGCGTCCGACAGCGATTCGCATCGGCTCGACGAGGCCGCGCATGCCGTCGCGCAGATCGCCGCCCAGCATGCCGATGCGGTCGATCGCGACGCGCGCTGCCCCGTAGAGGCGATCGAGGCGATGCGCGCGCGCCGCCTGCTCGGCGCAATGGTGCCGACCCATCTCGGCGGCGCTGGCGCGTCGCTGGAAGACATCGCGTCGGCCTGCTCGATCCTCGGCCAGGCTTGCGCGTCGTCGGCGATGGTGTTCGCGATGCACCAGATCCAGGTCGCCTGCATCGTCGACCACGCCGCCGACCAGGGCTGGCACCGGCTGTTCCTGCAACAGCTCGTGCGCCACCAATGGCTGCTCGCATCGGCCACGTCGGAAGACGGCGTCGGCGGCAACCTGCGCGCGAGCCAGTGCGCACTCGAGATCGACGGCGGCGGATTCCGGCTGCACAAATCCGCGCCGACGATCTCGTACGGCGACTACGCGGACGGCATTCTCGCCACCGCGCGACGCGATGCGGATGCGCCGGCTTCCGAGCAGGTGCTCGTCACGCTGCTGCGCGACGGCTATACGCTCACGCGCCGCGGCGAATGGGACACGCTCGGCATGCGCGGCACGTGCAGCAACGGCTTCGTGCTGGACGCGCAAGGCGCCGCCGTGCAATGCCTGCCGGTGCCGTTCGCGAAGATCGCCGAGGAAACGATGGTGCCGGTCTCGCACATCCTGTGGGCCGCGGTGTGGATCGGCGTGGCCGGCGACGCGTTTCATCGCGCGCACCAGTTCTTCCGTGCACAGGCGCGCCAGACCGACGGCGCGCCGTCGCCCGCCGCGCGGCGCATCGCCGAATCGCTTGCGCTGATGCAGGCGATGCAGGCCCGCGTCGACAACGTGCTGCGCCTCCACGCGAACGCGTCGGCCCGCTCGTGGTCGGCCGGCATGGCCTGGGCCGCCGAGATCAATACGCTGAAGACCTACGTGTCGGCGACCGCGCTCGAAGTCGCGCAGCAGGCGATGATGATCTGCGGCATGGCCGGCTACAAGCAAGGCACGCCGTTCAGCATCGGCCGCCACATTCGCGACCTGCACGCGGCGCCGCTGATGATCAGCAACGACCGCATTGCCGCCAACACTGCGAGCCTGTTGCTCGCGCTGCGTCCTGCGACGCTGGAGAAACATACGTGA
- a CDS encoding acyl carrier protein: MKNEIRTILKHVAHLEAAIDSIGDGDDLYEAGLSSLDTIQLMLAIEKQFNIEIPDEMLNRNLFRSIDALADTIATLQRTEHSA, translated from the coding sequence GTGAAAAACGAAATCAGAACCATCCTGAAGCACGTCGCCCACCTCGAAGCCGCGATCGATTCGATCGGTGACGGGGACGACCTCTACGAAGCGGGCCTTTCCTCGCTCGATACGATCCAGCTGATGCTCGCGATCGAAAAGCAGTTCAACATCGAGATTCCCGACGAGATGCTGAACCGCAACCTGTTCCGCAGCATCGACGCGCTCGCGGACACGATCGCCACGCTGCAACGCACCGAGCACTCCGCATGA
- a CDS encoding Crp/Fnr family transcriptional regulator: MTHQAADAVAHANGMIELSHSFDANRFLAAIDRDELLTLTPHLQLVHLKSGQVLCEPGEMLAAVYLPVTTAISLQYVSSGGMTLEVAEIGSESVVCDDVIGGSGRMPCRALACRDGFVYRLDRRVFAAAFDASPVIRHLVFVCVRLLMAQVSQITFCSRHHVLKHQLCRWFLLAFDRTRSIEIQVTHSMLAQMLGVRRETVTDAAGEIQKLGLIRQYRSSIELADLDGLEKMSCGCRAIVRDEMKRILSADSGVPAASRA, from the coding sequence GTGACTCACCAGGCCGCCGACGCCGTCGCGCATGCGAACGGCATGATCGAGCTTTCCCACAGCTTCGATGCCAACCGGTTTCTCGCGGCCATCGACCGCGACGAACTCCTCACACTGACGCCCCACCTGCAACTCGTTCACCTGAAATCCGGGCAAGTGCTCTGCGAACCCGGCGAGATGCTCGCCGCGGTCTACCTGCCGGTCACGACCGCGATTTCGCTGCAGTACGTGTCGTCCGGCGGCATGACGCTGGAAGTCGCGGAGATCGGCAGCGAAAGCGTGGTCTGCGACGACGTGATCGGCGGCAGCGGCCGGATGCCGTGCCGTGCGCTCGCGTGCCGCGACGGCTTCGTCTACCGGCTCGACCGGCGTGTGTTCGCCGCCGCGTTCGATGCGTCGCCGGTGATTCGCCACCTCGTGTTCGTCTGCGTGCGGCTGCTGATGGCGCAGGTGTCGCAGATCACATTCTGCAGCCGTCATCACGTGCTCAAACATCAGTTATGCAGATGGTTCCTGCTGGCGTTCGACCGCACGCGCAGCATCGAGATCCAGGTGACGCACAGCATGCTCGCGCAAATGCTCGGCGTACGGCGCGAAACGGTCACGGACGCCGCCGGCGAAATCCAGAAGCTCGGCCTGATTCGCCAATACCGCAGCTCGATCGAGCTCGCGGACCTCGACGGCCTCGAAAAAATGTCGTGCGGCTGCCGCGCGATCGTGCGCGACGAGATGAAGCGCATCCTGTCGGCCGACTCGGGCGTGCCGGCCGCGTCGCGCGCATGA
- a CDS encoding Crp/Fnr family transcriptional regulator, producing the protein MLHLHSSYSANAILAALPEDSIRTIAPHLELVRIKAGMLNRVGEPMRHLHFPTTAMMSVQHLMEDGAMVEVAVVGREGVVGLGTLVGGIAASNRVEVRIGGMAYRVPSCVMRAEFERSPQTYRLLLNTCQATMAQISRSALCNRHHSVSEQLSRWLLLAHDRIDGDELAVTQQTIANMLGVRREGVTEAAGNLQEAGLIRQRRGRITVLDRDGLEHHACECYDLIRADYRRLLGTRGNAMPATVRPRMPEGHRGFPAHGA; encoded by the coding sequence ATGCTTCATCTTCACTCGAGCTATTCGGCGAATGCCATTCTTGCTGCCCTCCCGGAGGACAGCATCCGCACCATCGCACCGCATCTCGAACTGGTCAGGATCAAGGCCGGGATGCTCAACCGGGTCGGCGAGCCGATGCGTCATCTGCATTTTCCGACGACGGCGATGATGTCGGTCCAGCACCTGATGGAGGATGGTGCGATGGTCGAGGTGGCGGTGGTGGGCCGCGAGGGCGTGGTCGGGCTGGGGACGCTGGTCGGCGGCATCGCGGCGTCGAACCGGGTCGAGGTGCGGATCGGCGGGATGGCTTATCGCGTGCCGAGTTGCGTGATGCGCGCCGAATTCGAGCGGTCGCCGCAGACCTATCGGCTGCTGCTCAACACCTGCCAGGCGACGATGGCGCAGATCTCGCGCAGCGCGCTGTGCAACCGGCACCACTCGGTCAGCGAGCAGCTCAGCCGCTGGCTGCTGCTCGCGCACGACCGGATCGACGGCGACGAGCTGGCGGTCACGCAGCAGACGATCGCGAACATGCTCGGCGTGCGGCGCGAGGGCGTGACGGAAGCGGCCGGGAACCTGCAGGAAGCCGGGCTGATCCGGCAGCGCCGCGGCCGCATCACGGTGCTCGACCGCGACGGCCTCGAACATCACGCCTGCGAATGCTACGACCTGATTCGCGCGGACTATCGCCGGTTGCTCGGGACGCGCGGGAATGCGATGCCGGCGACGGTTCGCCCGCGCATGCCGGAAGGGCACCGCGGATTCCCCGCACACGGTGCGTGA
- a CDS encoding undecaprenyl-phosphate glucose phosphotransferase: MSGGTNAMRRAAIAAADVVLVMAGALVAQAASGLGWHALSDAQRGAIALLCVLTVALLPRYLRTVRGGVAVQGGAHVLTHTLVAVVCASVLTVAGTMWIMNRGGTVTTRWIVRTVLAGDAALLLGRAALLALALTRGDSRARQRRVAVVGATAYGRVAIERMQLAPNGPFVAACVFDDDAQAVAGGIGGVPVIGDWNGLRELIRGGGIDEVWLTLPMSHEWRIQRIVRELRDEFVELRLLPDVRQMSVVDRSATDVLGMPAINLATTPRSAPELWAKFAFDRLFAFGVLIPLLPLLALLAIAVKLSSPGPVLFRQRRKGVDGREFDILKFRTMRVHRAQPGVVRQASRNDSRITRVGAFLRRTSLDELPQFFNVLFGQMSVVGPRPHAIEHDDFYRQLIDCYMYRYRVRPGITGWAQVNGYRGETRKVEAMEARVKFDLFYMQNWSFWFDIKIILLTVVRGFIGRNAF; encoded by the coding sequence ATGTCCGGTGGAACGAATGCGATGCGGCGTGCCGCGATCGCGGCGGCCGACGTCGTGCTCGTGATGGCCGGCGCGCTCGTCGCGCAGGCGGCGTCGGGTCTCGGCTGGCATGCGCTGTCCGACGCGCAGCGCGGTGCGATCGCGCTGCTGTGCGTGCTGACGGTGGCGCTGCTGCCGCGTTACCTGCGCACCGTGCGCGGCGGCGTGGCGGTGCAGGGTGGCGCGCACGTGCTGACGCACACGCTGGTGGCGGTCGTTTGCGCGAGCGTGCTGACGGTGGCCGGCACGATGTGGATCATGAATCGCGGCGGCACGGTGACGACCCGCTGGATCGTGCGCACGGTGCTGGCCGGCGACGCGGCACTGCTGCTCGGGCGCGCGGCGCTGCTGGCGCTCGCGCTGACGCGCGGCGACTCGCGGGCGCGGCAGCGCCGCGTCGCCGTCGTCGGGGCAACGGCGTACGGGCGCGTGGCGATCGAGCGGATGCAACTGGCGCCGAATGGCCCGTTCGTCGCCGCATGCGTATTCGACGACGATGCCCAGGCCGTCGCGGGCGGTATCGGCGGCGTGCCGGTGATCGGCGACTGGAACGGGTTGCGTGAACTGATTCGCGGCGGCGGCATCGATGAGGTCTGGCTCACGCTGCCGATGTCGCACGAGTGGCGGATCCAGCGCATCGTGCGCGAGCTGCGCGACGAGTTCGTCGAGTTGCGGTTGTTGCCCGACGTGCGGCAGATGTCGGTCGTCGATCGCTCCGCGACCGACGTGCTCGGCATGCCGGCGATCAATCTCGCGACCACGCCGCGCTCCGCGCCGGAGCTGTGGGCCAAGTTCGCGTTCGACCGGCTGTTCGCGTTCGGCGTGCTGATTCCGTTGCTGCCGCTGCTGGCGCTGCTGGCGATCGCGGTCAAGCTGTCGTCGCCGGGGCCCGTGCTGTTCAGGCAGCGCCGCAAGGGGGTCGACGGCCGCGAGTTCGATATCCTCAAGTTCCGGACCATGCGCGTGCATCGCGCGCAGCCGGGCGTCGTGCGGCAGGCGTCGCGCAACGATTCGCGCATCACGCGCGTCGGCGCGTTCCTGCGCCGCACGTCGCTCGACGAGCTGCCGCAGTTCTTCAACGTGCTGTTCGGGCAGATGTCGGTGGTCGGCCCGCGTCCGCACGCGATCGAACACGACGACTTCTACCGGCAACTGATCGACTGCTACATGTACCGCTATCGCGTGCGGCCCGGCATCACCGGATGGGCCCAGGTGAACGGCTATCGCGGTGAAACGCGCAAGGTCGAGGCGATGGAGGCACGCGTGAAGTTCGATCTGTTCTACATGCAGAACTGGAGCTTCTGGTTCGACATCAAGATCATCCTGCTGACGGTGGTGCGCGGCTTCATCGGGCGCAATGCGTTCTGA
- a CDS encoding TraR/DksA family transcriptional regulator, with protein MSLDPQQRQTLKQRLNESEQTLRAEIRTSEDQRASESYAELAGAAPDEGDEANADLFVDVDHALIGMKLTELRAIGRAQQRMRDGSYGECIDCDGSVGYERLLARPTAERCTHCQSLYERRYATTPRASL; from the coding sequence ATGTCGCTCGACCCACAACAACGGCAGACGCTGAAGCAGCGGCTGAACGAGAGCGAGCAGACGCTGCGTGCGGAGATCCGCACCAGCGAAGACCAGCGCGCGTCCGAATCCTATGCGGAGCTTGCCGGCGCGGCGCCGGACGAGGGCGACGAGGCGAACGCCGACCTGTTCGTCGACGTCGATCATGCATTGATCGGCATGAAGCTGACCGAACTGCGCGCGATTGGCCGCGCCCAGCAGCGGATGCGCGACGGCAGTTACGGCGAATGCATCGACTGCGACGGCTCGGTCGGCTACGAACGCCTGCTGGCGCGCCCGACCGCCGAACGCTGCACGCATTGCCAATCGCTCTACGAGCGGCGCTACGCCACGACGCCGCGCGCGTCGCTCTGA
- the polX gene encoding DNA polymerase/3'-5' exonuclease PolX has translation MPIHNAECAAVFAEIADMLEIQGANPFRVRAYRNAARTIADYGRDIPTMIENGDDLGKIPSIGADLASKLREITATGTCDLQQTLRHALPGAIVELLDVPGLGAKRVKALHDALHVDSLEQLRAEAKNGHVRELPGFGAKTEAHLLEAIDDRLQREPQRFLLPEAAHALMPLLERLRAVAGVGQAVPAGSFRRRRETVGDLDILVTARDPVAVTEAFVGYGEVARVLAHGKSRSSVMLANGLQVDLRVVDADAFGAALVYFTGSKAQNIALRRIAQAGGLKINEYGVFRGDERIAGATEASVYAAIGLREVPPELREDRGEIDASRAGTLPALIERKHLHGDLHAHTDASAGRDGLRAMAAAARARGLAYLAVTDRVPPGGDRDGFDWLARQLDEIDRINATFDDFVLLKGVEAGIREDGSLDVPDAMLGRLDLVVGAVRDGFDLPRGAQTDRMLRAMEHPHFTILAHPTGRVLGERDACELDVPRVLAQAAARGCFVELDAQPRRFDLPDVWCREAAKAGVPVAIGSDAYGANELDHLAFGVDQARRGWLTRQDVLNTRTLAQLRPLLARTMGGAGSAGGGAQRSRSKGA, from the coding sequence ATGCCGATCCACAATGCCGAGTGCGCGGCCGTGTTCGCCGAGATCGCCGACATGCTCGAGATCCAGGGCGCCAATCCGTTTCGCGTACGTGCGTACCGCAACGCCGCGCGGACGATCGCCGACTACGGTCGCGACATCCCGACGATGATCGAGAACGGCGACGATCTCGGGAAGATTCCGTCGATCGGGGCCGATCTCGCGTCGAAGCTGCGCGAGATCACCGCGACCGGCACCTGCGACCTGCAGCAAACCTTGCGTCATGCGCTGCCGGGCGCGATCGTCGAGCTGCTCGACGTGCCCGGGCTCGGCGCGAAACGCGTGAAGGCGCTGCATGACGCATTGCACGTCGATTCGCTCGAACAACTGCGCGCGGAAGCGAAGAACGGGCATGTGCGTGAGCTGCCGGGCTTCGGCGCGAAAACCGAAGCGCATCTGCTCGAAGCGATCGACGATCGCCTGCAGCGCGAGCCGCAACGCTTCCTGCTGCCCGAGGCCGCGCACGCGCTGATGCCGTTGCTCGAACGCCTGCGTGCGGTGGCCGGTGTCGGCCAGGCCGTGCCGGCCGGCAGTTTCCGCCGCCGCCGCGAGACGGTCGGCGATCTCGACATCCTCGTCACCGCACGTGATCCGGTCGCGGTCACCGAAGCGTTCGTCGGCTACGGCGAGGTGGCGCGCGTGCTCGCGCACGGCAAGAGCCGCTCGAGCGTGATGCTGGCCAACGGCTTGCAGGTCGACCTGCGCGTCGTCGATGCCGATGCGTTCGGCGCGGCGCTCGTCTACTTCACGGGGTCGAAGGCGCAGAACATCGCGCTGCGCCGGATCGCGCAGGCCGGCGGCCTGAAGATCAACGAATACGGCGTGTTTCGCGGCGACGAGCGGATTGCCGGCGCGACGGAGGCATCGGTCTACGCGGCCATCGGGCTGCGCGAGGTGCCGCCCGAGTTGCGCGAGGATCGCGGCGAGATCGATGCGTCGCGCGCCGGCACGCTGCCGGCGCTCATCGAGCGCAAGCATCTGCATGGCGACCTGCACGCGCATACCGATGCGTCGGCCGGTCGCGACGGCCTGCGCGCGATGGCCGCCGCCGCGCGTGCACGCGGGCTCGCCTACCTTGCCGTCACCGACCGCGTGCCGCCTGGCGGCGATCGCGACGGTTTCGACTGGCTCGCGCGGCAGCTCGACGAGATCGACCGCATCAACGCGACGTTCGACGATTTCGTGCTGCTCAAGGGCGTGGAAGCCGGCATTCGCGAGGATGGCAGCCTGGACGTGCCCGACGCGATGCTCGGCCGGCTCGATCTCGTCGTCGGCGCGGTACGCGACGGCTTCGATCTGCCGCGCGGCGCGCAGACCGATCGCATGCTGCGTGCGATGGAGCATCCGCATTTCACGATTCTCGCGCACCCGACCGGCCGCGTGCTCGGCGAGCGCGACGCGTGCGAACTGGACGTGCCGCGCGTGCTCGCGCAGGCCGCCGCGCGCGGCTGCTTCGTCGAACTCGATGCGCAGCCGCGGCGCTTCGACCTGCCGGACGTCTGGTGCCGCGAGGCCGCGAAGGCCGGCGTGCCGGTCGCGATCGGTTCGGATGCGTACGGCGCCAACGAGCTCGACCATCTCGCGTTCGGCGTCGATCAGGCGCGGCGCGGCTGGCTGACGCGGCAGGACGTGCTGAACACGCGCACGCTCGCGCAACTGCGGCCGCTGCTGGCACGCACGATGGGCGGTGCGGGCAGCGCGGGCGGCGGCGCGCAGCGGAGCCGGTCGAAGGGCGCGTGA
- the ald gene encoding alanine dehydrogenase, whose translation MLIGVPKEIKNHEYRVGLTPAGARELTRHGHRVLVQRGAGTAIGLLDDDYTAAGASLSDGAEEIFARADMIIKVKEPQPTECAMLRRGQILYTYLHLAPDPDQAAALVKSGAVCIAYETVTGPGGGLPLLAPMSEVAGRMSIQVAATHLESPRGGRGLLMAGVPGVPAAHVVVLGAGVVGTGALQMAVGLGARVTVLDNNVNRLRQLDLVFANRIATVCSNAQTVDEAVRDADVVIGAVLVPGASAPRLVTRDMIATMRKGAVVVDVAIDQGGCFETSHATTHAAPTFVVDGVVHYCVANMPGAVARTSTFALNNATLGHALALADKGWKQAMLDDPHLRAGLNVCDGHITYEAVALALGLPYVPATGVLA comes from the coding sequence ATGCTGATCGGTGTGCCGAAGGAGATCAAGAACCACGAATACCGCGTCGGCCTCACGCCGGCCGGCGCGCGCGAACTCACGCGGCACGGCCATCGCGTGCTGGTGCAGCGCGGCGCGGGCACGGCGATCGGCCTGCTCGACGACGACTACACGGCCGCGGGCGCGTCGCTCAGCGACGGCGCCGAAGAAATCTTCGCGCGCGCCGACATGATCATCAAGGTCAAGGAGCCGCAGCCCACCGAATGCGCGATGCTGCGGCGCGGCCAGATCCTCTACACGTACCTGCATCTCGCGCCCGATCCCGACCAGGCCGCCGCGCTCGTGAAATCCGGCGCGGTCTGCATCGCGTACGAAACCGTGACGGGCCCCGGCGGCGGCCTGCCGTTGCTCGCGCCGATGAGCGAAGTCGCCGGCCGCATGTCGATCCAGGTCGCGGCGACCCACCTCGAAAGCCCGCGCGGCGGCCGCGGCCTGCTGATGGCCGGCGTGCCGGGCGTGCCGGCCGCGCACGTCGTCGTGCTCGGCGCGGGCGTCGTGGGCACCGGCGCGCTGCAGATGGCGGTGGGCCTCGGCGCGCGCGTCACCGTGCTCGACAACAACGTGAACCGGTTGCGCCAGCTCGATCTCGTGTTCGCCAACCGGATCGCGACCGTCTGCTCGAATGCGCAGACGGTCGACGAAGCCGTGCGCGATGCCGACGTCGTGATCGGCGCCGTGCTCGTGCCGGGCGCATCGGCGCCGCGGCTCGTCACACGCGACATGATCGCGACGATGCGCAAGGGAGCAGTCGTCGTCGATGTCGCGATCGACCAGGGCGGCTGCTTCGAGACCTCGCATGCGACCACGCACGCGGCGCCGACCTTCGTGGTCGACGGGGTGGTCCACTACTGCGTCGCGAACATGCCCGGCGCGGTCGCGCGCACGTCGACCTTTGCGCTGAACAATGCAACGCTCGGCCATGCGCTCGCGCTCGCCGACAAGGGCTGGAAGCAGGCGATGCTCGACGATCCGCATCTGCGCGCGGGCCTGAACGTGTGCGACGGCCACATCACGTACGAAGCGGTCGCGCTGGCGCTCGGCCTGCCCTACGTCCCGGCGACCGGCGTACTCGCATGA
- a CDS encoding DUF3995 domain-containing protein: MTGAYFSVPTLCAIALVHVYWAFGGRLGKRAAIPEQDGVPLLRPTALGTLAVALALLGGAGVVAARAGWLGRNAYPCTIAFAVVALALIFAVRAVGDFRYVGFFKRIRGSRFARMDTLYYSPLCAALALSIASMFWPW, translated from the coding sequence ATGACCGGTGCGTATTTCAGCGTGCCGACGCTTTGCGCCATCGCGCTCGTGCACGTCTACTGGGCGTTCGGCGGGCGATTGGGCAAGCGCGCGGCCATTCCGGAGCAGGATGGCGTACCGCTGTTGCGGCCGACGGCGCTCGGCACGCTGGCCGTCGCGCTCGCGCTGCTGGGCGGGGCAGGCGTGGTCGCCGCGCGTGCCGGCTGGCTGGGGCGCAACGCGTATCCCTGCACGATCGCGTTCGCGGTCGTTGCGCTCGCATTGATCTTCGCGGTGCGCGCCGTCGGCGATTTTCGCTACGTCGGCTTCTTCAAACGGATTCGCGGGTCGCGTTTCGCGCGGATGGACACGCTGTATTACTCGCCGCTGTGTGCGGCGCTGGCGCTGTCGATCGCGTCGATGTTCTGGCCGTGGTGA
- a CDS encoding 2'-phosphotransferase has product MQFSASKSATMGKPDAGMCKDEGMADSEDRRRRNRAPAITCICRRKSGRRGPSAHHGVPAILAVEAQRMHRQGHTFFVAENGVRLTDAVPAECLPPIDTRAD; this is encoded by the coding sequence ATGCAATTCAGTGCATCGAAATCAGCAACAATGGGAAAACCGGATGCCGGAATGTGCAAGGATGAGGGGATGGCGGACAGCGAGGATCGGCGGCGGCGGAACCGGGCGCCCGCCATCACGTGCATCTGTCGGCGGAAATCCGGACGGCGCGGGCCGTCGGCGCATCACGGCGTGCCCGCGATCCTCGCAGTGGAGGCGCAGCGGATGCACCGGCAGGGCCATACGTTCTTCGTCGCCGAAAACGGTGTCCGGCTGACCGATGCCGTGCCCGCCGAATGCCTGCCGCCGATCGATACGCGCGCGGACTGA